One stretch of Saccharomonospora xinjiangensis XJ-54 DNA includes these proteins:
- a CDS encoding PP2C family protein-serine/threonine phosphatase, with the protein MNAAFDQPFPESPSLLAGSPRPGDWAHVRFIEGLSRQLAGALNVRRAAYRALDFAIPYLGDWGMLAFFDADSVSVYSQGRNGRVAGPVLLGRLDPLQTLGRFRRRGVTERYAAPQNDIGAVLAELIPSTPLLEEAEAHRPSAVLAVALTIGGVTNGVFVVVRGGGSDYTASDAAAGEEFARRVSTTLESARLYEERAQTAEALEQVLRPPELPQYPGVFMAARYRPGEQRLRIGGDFYDVHGDADDFTVVIGDVCGKGIDAAVFTSLARQTIRTAAFFDRSPARVLGALNEVLRTQLSQRFVTAACARFLRRPGERVMTVTVSVAGHPPPLVLRADGTVEEFAVAGTVAGIVSGLSFTEAELGLGAKDTILLHTDGVEEARGREGFFGHDRLRLMLPEYAGASPGTLCEAVEQRVLEHLDGAAHDDIAVIAVQNGA; encoded by the coding sequence GTGAACGCGGCTTTCGACCAGCCATTTCCCGAATCCCCGAGTCTCCTCGCCGGATCGCCTCGCCCCGGCGACTGGGCGCACGTGCGGTTCATCGAGGGGCTTTCCCGCCAGCTCGCGGGGGCGTTGAACGTTCGGCGCGCGGCCTACCGCGCACTGGACTTCGCCATCCCGTACCTCGGCGACTGGGGAATGCTGGCCTTCTTCGACGCCGACAGCGTCTCCGTCTACTCGCAGGGCCGTAACGGCAGAGTGGCAGGCCCCGTGCTCCTCGGCCGCCTCGATCCTCTTCAGACCCTCGGCCGGTTCCGGAGGAGGGGTGTCACGGAGCGGTATGCGGCACCTCAGAACGACATCGGTGCCGTCCTTGCCGAGCTGATCCCGTCAACACCGCTTCTGGAGGAAGCGGAGGCACACCGACCCTCGGCTGTTCTCGCCGTCGCACTCACCATCGGTGGCGTCACCAACGGAGTGTTCGTCGTCGTCCGAGGTGGGGGCAGCGACTACACCGCGAGCGACGCGGCGGCGGGTGAGGAGTTCGCAAGGCGGGTCTCCACAACGCTGGAGTCGGCGAGGCTCTACGAGGAACGCGCCCAGACGGCGGAGGCGCTGGAGCAGGTGCTGCGCCCACCCGAGTTGCCTCAGTATCCGGGCGTGTTCATGGCCGCCCGCTACCGGCCGGGTGAGCAGCGCCTGCGGATCGGCGGCGACTTCTACGACGTGCACGGCGACGCGGACGACTTCACCGTGGTGATCGGCGATGTCTGTGGCAAGGGCATCGACGCGGCCGTGTTCACGAGCCTGGCCCGGCAGACGATCAGGACAGCGGCCTTCTTCGATCGGTCACCGGCAAGGGTGCTCGGGGCGCTGAACGAGGTGTTGCGCACCCAGTTGTCGCAACGGTTCGTGACAGCGGCGTGCGCGCGGTTCCTGCGCAGGCCGGGGGAGCGGGTGATGACGGTGACCGTGTCGGTGGCGGGACATCCGCCGCCGCTCGTCCTGCGGGCTGACGGCACCGTGGAGGAGTTCGCCGTGGCAGGCACGGTCGCGGGCATCGTGTCAGGGCTCTCGTTCACCGAGGCCGAGTTGGGGCTCGGCGCGAAGGACACCATCCTGCTCCACACCGACGGGGTCGAGGAAGCGCGCGGGAGGGAGGGGTTCTTCGGCCACGACCGGTTGCGCCTCATGCTTCCCGAGTACGCGGGGGCGAGCCCAGGCACCCTCTGTGAGGCGGTCGAGCAGCGCGTGCTCGAACACCTCGACGGCGCGGCGCACGACGACATCGCAGTGATCGCCGTGCAGAACGGAGCGTGA
- a CDS encoding cobalamin B12-binding domain-containing protein: MSSAPISHDTGFEELFFRFERALAEGNASAAVALVDEALDGDMEPVSLLGDVITPAQRRIGERWQRGEWSVAQEHIATGISLAAAEAVARRVRSLPITKGRIIVGCAEREWHALAAMVVATCLRARGWQVTFLGAATPAERLYSYLHQVEPDVVAVSCSVAGGLPSTRRGIESATTAGIPVLVGGAAFGKDARRARALGATAWAPTLREGLDLADQLPATVDPVSPLPQDVVFEQRTLDAEHHHFARRISDRWEPARVVDRGDIVTDTDLTLVIRDCVEQPLRTLEGALLTGDGRLVRDAATWVGNVLTSRAVPVSAVDALRAEVLDVVRSLPRTRAMTEQNWPPTAETGEPNENAENVEG; this comes from the coding sequence ATGTCCTCGGCCCCGATATCGCACGACACCGGCTTCGAGGAGTTGTTCTTCCGGTTCGAGCGGGCTCTCGCCGAGGGCAACGCCTCCGCCGCCGTCGCACTCGTTGACGAGGCACTCGACGGCGACATGGAGCCTGTTTCCCTGCTCGGCGACGTGATCACGCCCGCGCAGCGCCGCATCGGTGAGAGGTGGCAGCGCGGGGAGTGGTCGGTGGCGCAGGAACACATCGCCACCGGGATCTCGCTCGCCGCGGCGGAGGCCGTGGCGCGAAGGGTCCGCTCACTGCCCATCACCAAGGGCCGCATCATCGTCGGGTGCGCGGAACGTGAGTGGCACGCGCTCGCCGCGATGGTCGTCGCGACCTGCCTGCGTGCCAGGGGATGGCAGGTGACCTTTCTCGGGGCGGCGACACCGGCCGAACGTCTCTACTCCTACCTGCACCAGGTGGAGCCCGACGTCGTGGCCGTGAGCTGTTCCGTCGCCGGCGGACTGCCGAGCACGCGCCGTGGCATCGAGTCGGCGACAACGGCTGGTATTCCCGTGCTGGTGGGTGGCGCCGCGTTCGGGAAGGACGCGAGGCGTGCGCGGGCGCTCGGCGCGACGGCGTGGGCTCCGACGCTGCGTGAGGGTCTCGACCTCGCGGACCAGCTGCCCGCGACGGTCGATCCGGTGTCCCCCCTGCCGCAGGACGTCGTCTTCGAGCAGCGCACCCTCGACGCCGAACATCACCACTTCGCTCGCCGGATCAGCGACAGGTGGGAACCGGCCAGGGTCGTGGACCGGGGCGACATCGTCACCGACACCGATCTCACGCTGGTGATCCGCGATTGCGTGGAGCAGCCGCTGCGCACGCTCGAAGGTGCGCTGCTCACCGGAGACGGACGGCTCGTGCGCGATGCGGCCACCTGGGTCGGCAACGTGCTGACTTCGCGAGCCGTCCCGGTGTCGGCCGTTGACGCGCTGCGCGCCGAAGTCCTCGACGTCGTTCGCTCGCTTCCGAGGACCCGCGCGATGACCGAACAGAACTGGCCTCCCACTGCGGAGACCGGCGAGCCCAACGAGAACGCCGAGAACGTCGAGGGCTGA
- the otsB gene encoding trehalose-phosphatase translates to MTAEALPAELRRAIVAIARTPRLLVACDYDGTLAPITTNPDEARARPESVGALRSLASLHETTCAVISGRALRDLAILSRLPGEIHLVGSHGSEFDIGFVHALDSEARNLHRELEAELARIIDGVEGASLEVKPASVAVHVRRADRTAAREVVAAVHAGPSTWKGITTTDGKEVVELAVVETDKGSALDTLRHQVGASAAVFLGDDVTDEKVFARLHGPDLGVKVGDGDTLARYRIDDTEDVATVLAFLLEERRNWLYGEQAPPIERISMLASERSVALLTPDAKLTWLCHPGPDAPAVFADLLGGEGAGHFSIKPHRNGLPLGQRYLPNTMTVETRWSRLLVTDYLEPESAPHRTDLVRVVSGETTASIVFAPRPEFGGVPVRLLREEDGLRVLGTSEPFVLRSPGVQWEITSDGLHDTASALVPLEKDKPVVLELRCGTTDLGPHELTEIERRERAGRYWSEWATALKLPQVEPELVARSALTLRGLADADTGGVMAAATTSLPEEIGGVRNWDYRYCWIRDGAMTVRELVELGSLEEAEGFLRWLHGVLSTLAGPERLHPLYTLAGTQLGAEAVIDSLPGYKGSRPVRVGNLANHQVQLDVFGPVVELVMTLAEARGELRDEDWQLVRAMAEAVTRRWSEPDHGIWEERHVPRHRVYSRVMCWVTIDRAIKLAEIYGRPVPVGWPELRDRIASDVLTNGWNEEVQAFTTAYDGTDLDAASLFVGLAGLLDPQDERFQSTVTAIEAELRSGATVYRYRRDDGLPGGEGGFHLCAAWMIEAYLLTGRRTEARELFQQLVDAAGPTGLLPEQYDPVAERSLGNHPQAYSHLGLIRCARLLSQS, encoded by the coding sequence TTGACCGCCGAGGCCCTGCCTGCTGAGCTGCGGCGTGCGATCGTTGCGATCGCCAGGACGCCGCGCCTGCTGGTCGCCTGCGATTACGACGGGACGCTTGCCCCCATCACGACCAATCCGGACGAGGCGAGAGCCCGTCCCGAGTCGGTGGGTGCCTTGCGTTCTCTCGCCTCGTTGCACGAGACCACCTGCGCCGTGATCTCCGGCCGCGCTCTCCGCGACCTGGCGATCCTGTCGCGGTTGCCAGGCGAGATCCATCTCGTCGGCAGCCACGGCTCGGAGTTCGACATCGGTTTCGTGCACGCACTCGACTCGGAGGCCCGCAACCTCCATCGCGAGCTGGAGGCCGAACTCGCACGCATCATCGACGGTGTCGAAGGCGCTTCGCTGGAGGTGAAGCCCGCGAGCGTCGCCGTGCACGTGCGGCGCGCCGACCGCACCGCCGCGCGTGAGGTCGTCGCCGCCGTCCACGCCGGACCTTCGACGTGGAAGGGCATCACCACCACGGACGGCAAGGAAGTCGTCGAACTCGCCGTCGTCGAGACCGACAAGGGCAGCGCGCTCGACACGCTTCGCCACCAGGTTGGTGCCAGCGCGGCCGTGTTCCTCGGCGACGACGTCACCGACGAGAAGGTGTTCGCCCGCCTGCACGGCCCCGACCTCGGCGTCAAGGTCGGCGACGGCGACACGCTGGCGCGATACCGGATCGACGACACCGAGGACGTCGCCACGGTGCTCGCATTCCTGCTGGAGGAACGCCGCAACTGGCTGTACGGGGAGCAGGCGCCGCCCATCGAGCGGATCTCGATGCTCGCCAGCGAGCGTTCGGTAGCCCTGCTCACCCCCGACGCGAAACTGACCTGGTTGTGCCACCCCGGCCCCGACGCACCTGCCGTGTTCGCCGACCTGCTCGGGGGCGAGGGCGCAGGCCACTTCTCGATCAAACCGCATCGCAACGGGCTGCCGCTCGGCCAGCGCTACCTTCCCAACACGATGACGGTGGAGACCCGCTGGTCGCGCCTACTCGTCACCGACTACCTCGAACCGGAGAGCGCTCCGCACCGCACCGACCTCGTTCGCGTCGTCAGCGGTGAGACAACGGCCTCGATCGTGTTCGCTCCGAGGCCCGAGTTCGGTGGCGTTCCTGTGCGGCTCCTCCGCGAGGAGGACGGCCTGCGTGTGCTCGGCACTTCGGAGCCGTTCGTGCTGCGCTCCCCCGGCGTGCAGTGGGAGATCACCAGCGACGGCCTGCACGACACGGCCAGCGCGCTGGTTCCACTGGAGAAGGACAAGCCCGTGGTGCTGGAGCTGCGTTGCGGCACCACCGATCTCGGTCCTCACGAGCTGACCGAGATCGAGCGAAGGGAGAGGGCGGGCCGGTACTGGAGCGAGTGGGCGACCGCTCTGAAGTTGCCGCAGGTGGAGCCGGAACTCGTGGCGAGGTCGGCGCTGACCCTGCGTGGCCTCGCCGACGCCGACACGGGCGGTGTGATGGCTGCGGCCACCACGTCGCTGCCCGAGGAGATCGGCGGAGTCCGCAACTGGGACTACCGCTACTGCTGGATCCGCGACGGCGCGATGACGGTGCGCGAACTGGTGGAGCTCGGCTCGCTGGAGGAAGCCGAGGGTTTCCTCCGCTGGCTCCACGGGGTGCTGTCCACGCTGGCAGGCCCCGAACGCCTGCACCCGCTGTACACGCTCGCGGGCACCCAGCTCGGCGCGGAAGCGGTGATCGACTCACTGCCCGGCTACAAGGGCTCCCGGCCGGTGCGCGTCGGCAACCTCGCCAACCACCAGGTGCAGCTCGACGTCTTCGGACCCGTGGTCGAACTCGTCATGACGCTCGCCGAGGCGAGGGGCGAACTGCGTGACGAGGACTGGCAGCTCGTGCGTGCCATGGCCGAGGCCGTCACGCGCCGCTGGTCGGAACCCGACCACGGCATCTGGGAGGAACGGCACGTCCCGAGGCACCGCGTGTACTCCCGCGTCATGTGCTGGGTGACCATCGACAGGGCCATCAAGCTCGCCGAGATCTACGGCCGTCCCGTTCCCGTCGGCTGGCCCGAGCTGCGCGACCGCATCGCCTCGGACGTGCTGACCAACGGCTGGAACGAGGAGGTGCAGGCGTTCACCACCGCCTACGACGGCACCGACCTCGACGCCGCTTCGCTCTTCGTGGGCCTTGCAGGGCTTCTCGACCCGCAGGACGAGCGGTTCCAGTCAACGGTCACGGCCATCGAAGCCGAACTGCGCAGCGGCGCCACCGTCTACCGGTACCGGCGCGACGACGGTCTGCCCGGCGGCGAAGGCGGCTTCCACCTGTGCGCGGCATGGATGATCGAGGCGTACCTGCTCACCGGGAGGCGCACCGAGGCGCGGGAGCTGTTCCAGCAGCTCGTGGACGCCGCGGGCCCGACGGGCCTGCTTCCCGAGCAGTACGACCCCGTCGCCGAACGCTCGCTCGGCAACCACCCGCAGGCGTACTCGCACCTCGGCCTGATCCGCTGCGCCCGGCTGCTCTCGCAGAGCTGA
- a CDS encoding threonine/serine ThrE exporter family protein: MKLKPRARAAAPKRRHAWQILEAPAEEQSEKRAQRQQGRRIRQRAWHILEPPTGELPAVEPLQEAAIGPELPDEATVHMVLDIVTRIGEVQMASGAGASDVTATILALTRALGLPHCEVDVIFTSITVSCLRGSDLPPVTALRVVRSRSLDYTRLSETERLVQQLIRGRISAEDAYTELSRITNADHPYPRWVSTLAWGGMAGFVTLLLGGGGWLPVISFVISALVDRVGRLLNKGALPFFFQQVVGGFIATLSAIAIVNLDVFELERPTLVVAAALTVLLSGLSTVSAVQDAITGYYVTAAGRTLEVAIMSAGLITGVGAAISLAAELGATRTPVPATPAYTPLTLPVMMIAGTGAAVCFALASYSRFRPMAVAAVAGAVGAGAYGALSLAGYNQILAASVAATLVGFGGGVLARRLKVTPLVVAVSGITPLLPGFSTYRGMSQLVNGGDIRILMSAAAIGLALAAGVVLGEFLAQPVKTGLGRLERKLSGPRMAGPLNTGRPLE, from the coding sequence ATGAAACTGAAGCCGCGCGCTCGTGCGGCAGCACCCAAGCGCCGTCACGCGTGGCAGATTCTGGAAGCACCAGCCGAGGAACAGTCCGAGAAGCGCGCACAGCGACAGCAGGGCCGCCGGATCCGACAGCGAGCCTGGCACATCCTTGAGCCACCGACGGGCGAGTTGCCCGCCGTGGAGCCGCTCCAGGAGGCGGCCATCGGGCCGGAACTGCCCGACGAGGCCACCGTCCACATGGTTCTGGACATCGTCACGCGCATCGGCGAGGTTCAGATGGCCAGCGGTGCGGGCGCCTCGGACGTGACCGCCACCATCCTCGCCCTGACCCGCGCACTCGGTCTCCCGCACTGCGAGGTGGACGTCATCTTCACGTCCATCACCGTGAGTTGTCTCCGAGGCAGCGACCTCCCTCCCGTCACGGCACTGCGGGTCGTGCGGTCGCGCAGCCTCGACTACACGCGGTTGTCCGAGACGGAACGTCTTGTGCAGCAACTGATCCGTGGCCGGATCAGTGCCGAGGACGCCTATACGGAACTGTCGCGGATCACCAACGCCGACCACCCCTACCCTCGCTGGGTCTCGACGCTCGCCTGGGGCGGCATGGCCGGGTTCGTCACCCTGCTCCTCGGCGGCGGAGGGTGGCTTCCCGTCATCTCCTTCGTGATCAGTGCCCTCGTGGACCGCGTCGGCCGGTTGCTGAACAAAGGCGCGCTCCCGTTCTTCTTCCAGCAGGTGGTCGGTGGCTTCATCGCGACGCTGTCGGCCATCGCCATCGTGAACCTCGACGTCTTCGAACTGGAGAGACCGACGCTCGTCGTGGCCGCGGCGTTGACGGTGCTGCTTTCAGGGCTTTCCACCGTGTCCGCCGTGCAGGACGCCATCACCGGCTACTACGTCACGGCGGCCGGGCGGACACTCGAAGTGGCGATCATGAGTGCGGGTCTCATCACCGGGGTCGGTGCCGCGATCAGCCTGGCAGCCGAGTTGGGTGCCACCAGGACACCGGTGCCTGCCACACCGGCGTACACGCCGCTGACCCTCCCCGTGATGATGATCGCGGGAACGGGTGCGGCCGTCTGCTTCGCGCTGGCGTCGTACTCCAGGTTCCGGCCGATGGCCGTCGCGGCCGTGGCAGGCGCTGTCGGCGCCGGCGCCTATGGCGCGTTGAGCCTCGCCGGGTACAACCAGATCCTCGCCGCCTCGGTCGCCGCGACGCTGGTCGGGTTCGGCGGCGGTGTGCTGGCCCGCAGGCTGAAGGTCACCCCGCTCGTCGTCGCGGTCTCCGGGATCACCCCGCTGCTGCCGGGATTCTCGACCTACCGTGGCATGTCTCAGCTCGTCAACGGCGGTGACATCAGGATTCTGATGTCGGCGGCCGCGATCGGGCTGGCCTTGGCCGCCGGAGTGGTGCTCGGCGAGTTCCTCGCCCAGCCCGTCAAGACAGGCCTCGGCAGGCTCGAACGCAAGCTCTCCGGGCCCCGCATGGCCGGGCCTCTGAACACTGGCCGCCCCCTCGAATAG
- a CDS encoding amidohydrolase: MLDLILRDVRALTMCEDRPRAHTVGVLGGRIVGVDEEVEGLSARTVVDGGGAVLTPGFADAHNHMVWYGLSLAEIDLSGCRSFDELYDMVARRAARLPSDAWVIGSRYDDFVLGGHPDRAALDRAGGGRPVWLKHRSAHMCSVNSVILGLAGILDGTATVPEGGVVERDASGEPTGLLAEQAQQLVDALVKPYPVEELAEAVARAAKVYVAEGLTHVTEAGVGGGWIGHSPAEAAAYQLARQRGELTVRVELMPAAETLHPLVGDLVGLDLGIRSGFGDDFLRVGPMKIFTDGALSSRTAAVTEPFEGDGGLGVLGDDPEVLRKRILDAHRSGWRVAAHAIGDRAIDLTLDAFEQAQREFPRPGVRHRIEHAAMVRPDQLPRLVALDIVPVPQARFLYEIGDTMLKSLGEGRVPWLYRHRSFLDAGLRVPGSSDRPCVGTGAPLAGMRNMVERTTSAGVVLAEDERVDAVEALRAFTTHAAYAAGQEDRRGRITAGMQADLVLLDDDPTAVPASSIDSVGVLATFVAGEAVHGGESLTYAERAD, from the coding sequence GTGCTCGACCTGATTCTGCGTGACGTGCGTGCCCTGACCATGTGCGAGGACCGACCGAGAGCCCACACCGTCGGGGTACTCGGCGGGCGCATCGTGGGTGTGGACGAGGAAGTGGAGGGTCTTTCGGCACGCACCGTCGTCGATGGTGGCGGCGCGGTGCTCACACCGGGTTTCGCCGACGCGCACAACCACATGGTGTGGTACGGCCTTTCGCTCGCGGAGATCGATCTCTCGGGGTGCCGTTCCTTCGACGAGCTCTACGACATGGTGGCCAGGCGTGCGGCGCGGCTGCCGTCCGACGCCTGGGTCATCGGGTCGCGCTACGACGACTTCGTGCTCGGCGGGCATCCCGACCGCGCGGCCCTCGACAGGGCTGGCGGAGGGCGCCCCGTCTGGCTCAAGCACCGCTCGGCACACATGTGTTCCGTCAACAGCGTGATCCTCGGCCTCGCGGGCATTCTGGACGGCACGGCCACCGTGCCCGAGGGCGGTGTCGTGGAGCGCGACGCTTCGGGCGAGCCGACCGGCCTGCTCGCCGAGCAGGCACAGCAGCTCGTCGATGCGCTGGTGAAGCCGTATCCGGTCGAGGAGCTGGCTGAGGCCGTTGCGCGGGCGGCGAAGGTGTACGTCGCCGAAGGGCTCACGCACGTCACGGAGGCGGGTGTCGGCGGTGGCTGGATCGGCCACAGTCCCGCCGAGGCCGCCGCCTACCAGCTCGCGCGGCAGCGCGGTGAGCTGACCGTGCGCGTCGAGCTGATGCCTGCGGCCGAGACCCTTCACCCGCTTGTCGGCGACCTCGTCGGGCTGGATCTCGGGATACGCAGCGGATTCGGGGACGACTTCCTACGTGTCGGCCCGATGAAGATCTTCACCGACGGGGCGTTGAGCAGCAGGACCGCTGCCGTGACGGAGCCGTTCGAGGGCGACGGCGGGCTCGGCGTGCTCGGCGACGACCCCGAGGTGCTGCGCAAGCGCATCCTGGACGCGCACCGCAGCGGCTGGCGGGTGGCGGCACACGCCATCGGCGACCGCGCGATCGACCTGACACTGGACGCCTTCGAACAAGCGCAGCGCGAGTTCCCCCGGCCGGGAGTGCGGCATCGCATCGAGCACGCGGCGATGGTGAGGCCCGATCAGCTTCCGCGTCTCGTGGCGCTCGACATCGTGCCCGTCCCGCAGGCCAGGTTCCTGTACGAGATCGGCGACACCATGCTGAAGTCGCTCGGTGAGGGTCGCGTGCCGTGGCTGTACCGGCACCGGTCGTTCCTCGACGCGGGGCTGCGCGTGCCGGGCAGCTCCGACCGGCCGTGTGTGGGAACCGGTGCTCCGCTGGCCGGGATGCGGAACATGGTCGAGCGCACCACCAGCGCGGGCGTCGTTCTCGCCGAGGACGAGCGGGTGGACGCCGTCGAGGCGTTGCGCGCGTTCACGACGCACGCGGCCTACGCGGCGGGCCAGGAGGACCGGCGTGGGCGGATCACGGCAGGTATGCAGGCCGACCTCGTGCTCCTCGACGACGACCCCACCGCCGTGCCAGCCTCGTCCATCGACTCCGTCGGTGTGCTGGCCACGTTTGTGGCCGGTGAGGCTGTGCACGGCGGTGAGTCGCTGACCTACGCCGAGCGAGCCGACTGA
- a CDS encoding amphi-Trp domain-containing protein, whose product MAPRAPRAPRDVEQEYPTAEVVAKLRRLADALETEKPFRIQIAGERIRVPAHATFSIEHERGDGEEEIEFQLKWKLDDDSDDEDEDDEDSEDTDSGSDSADDAADKAVV is encoded by the coding sequence ATAGCACCGCGAGCACCGCGAGCACCGCGCGACGTGGAGCAGGAGTATCCGACAGCAGAGGTGGTGGCCAAGCTCCGCCGCCTTGCCGACGCGCTCGAAACCGAGAAGCCGTTTCGTATCCAGATCGCCGGTGAGCGGATCAGGGTGCCCGCACATGCCACGTTCTCGATCGAGCACGAGCGCGGTGACGGCGAGGAGGAGATCGAGTTCCAGCTCAAGTGGAAGCTGGACGACGACTCCGACGACGAGGACGAGGACGACGAGGATTCCGAGGACACGGACTCCGGCTCCGACTCCGCCGATGACGCCGCCGACAAGGCTGTCGTCTGA
- a CDS encoding alpha,alpha-trehalose-phosphate synthase (UDP-forming), with protein MSSVPSSELSESSPEPTSTSRSSARAEFVVVANRLPVDLERSADGTQRWTQSPGGLVSALEPFLRSRKGAWVGWPGVPDVEVDEFSDEGLVLHPVTLTSEDVRDYYEGFSNATLWPLYHDVVARPVFDRGWWESYVRVNRRFAEASAAVAGEGATVWVQDYQLQLVPSMLRELRPDLRIGFFLHIPFPPVELFMQLPWRAEIVRGLIGADLVGFHRPGGAQNFLWLARQLIGLEPSRGSVGVRSRPGMVQVGDRTVRVGAFPISIDAAGLDSLARSKAVQERAAQVRRDLGNPKVVLLGVDRLDYTKGIDLRLAAFHELLQEGRVEPKDVTFIQLATPSRERVEHYQQMRSEIEQMVGRINGEFARVGHPAVHYLHQSVDRAELAAFFSAADVMVVTPLRDGMNLVCKEYVACRHDLGGALVLSEFAGAAAELSSAFLVNPHDLDGVKNALEQAITLDPAEGRRRMRALRRQVLTHDVDRWARSFLEALGTEAAT; from the coding sequence ATGTCTTCGGTGCCTTCCTCGGAGCTGTCAGAGTCATCCCCGGAACCGACGTCCACCTCACGGTCCAGCGCGCGAGCCGAGTTCGTGGTCGTCGCGAACCGCCTGCCGGTTGACCTCGAACGCTCGGCGGACGGCACCCAGCGCTGGACTCAGAGCCCCGGCGGGCTCGTGTCCGCGCTGGAGCCATTCCTCCGCTCGCGCAAGGGCGCGTGGGTGGGCTGGCCCGGCGTCCCCGACGTGGAGGTTGACGAGTTCAGCGACGAGGGACTCGTTCTGCACCCTGTGACGCTGACCTCCGAGGACGTGCGCGACTACTACGAGGGCTTCTCCAACGCCACGCTGTGGCCGCTGTACCACGACGTGGTGGCGAGGCCGGTGTTCGACAGAGGCTGGTGGGAGAGCTACGTACGCGTCAACCGGCGGTTCGCCGAGGCGAGCGCGGCGGTGGCAGGCGAGGGCGCGACCGTGTGGGTGCAGGACTACCAGCTTCAGCTCGTGCCGAGCATGCTGCGGGAACTGCGTCCCGACCTGCGCATTGGATTCTTCCTGCACATCCCGTTCCCTCCTGTGGAGCTGTTCATGCAGCTTCCGTGGCGGGCGGAGATCGTGCGCGGCCTGATCGGAGCCGACCTCGTGGGCTTCCACCGGCCGGGCGGCGCGCAGAACTTCCTGTGGCTGGCGCGACAGCTCATCGGCCTCGAACCGAGCCGGGGCTCGGTGGGTGTGCGGTCGAGGCCGGGCATGGTGCAGGTGGGCGACCGTACCGTGCGGGTCGGTGCTTTCCCCATCTCGATCGACGCGGCAGGGCTCGACTCCCTCGCGCGGAGCAAGGCCGTTCAGGAACGCGCCGCGCAGGTACGCCGCGATCTCGGTAACCCGAAGGTCGTTCTGCTCGGTGTCGATCGCCTCGACTACACCAAGGGCATCGACCTGCGCCTCGCGGCGTTCCACGAACTGCTCCAGGAGGGCAGGGTCGAGCCGAAGGACGTCACCTTCATCCAGCTCGCGACGCCGAGCCGCGAACGCGTCGAGCACTACCAGCAGATGCGCAGTGAGATCGAGCAGATGGTGGGCCGCATCAACGGCGAGTTCGCCAGGGTCGGACACCCAGCGGTGCATTACCTGCACCAGTCGGTTGACCGCGCCGAACTCGCCGCGTTCTTCTCCGCTGCCGACGTCATGGTGGTGACCCCGCTTCGCGACGGCATGAACCTGGTGTGCAAGGAGTACGTCGCCTGCCGTCATGATCTTGGTGGCGCGCTCGTGCTGTCCGAGTTCGCGGGAGCCGCAGCCGAGCTGAGCAGCGCTTTTCTGGTCAACCCCCATGACCTGGACGGGGTGAAGAACGCACTCGAGCAGGCCATTACGCTCGACCCAGCGGAAGGTCGGCGTAGGATGCGCGCCTTGCGTCGTCAGGTACTGACGCACGACGTCGATAGGTGGGCGCGCTCGTTCCTCGAAGCCCTCGGGACCGAAGCGGCTACCTGA